A portion of the Cryptomeria japonica chromosome 5, Sugi_1.0, whole genome shotgun sequence genome contains these proteins:
- the LOC131059012 gene encoding U-box domain-containing protein 1, whose protein sequence is MEKHPSPPSSVWLLRKKRRALRGSVLVPAINISAVSLSLALIALAQQVMSCEKPRRCQRRNAVCIMRKVMILSVLFEEVRDLGIFLTPSALKCFRELYVILQRTKYLLEDCDSDVSCVWLSVQTQEISNQFYGLIQDMSSALDMLPLRLLDISNEVKEQVELLRNQAKRAKLFVDQAEEQLCTDVFAVLNEFEREVAPDEFQIRRILEGLNLENAMDCQRETELLEEEMKIQKELGSEKNVSLINSLIGFMRYCKCVLFGMDFDSQFQSSNKTQLCRIDSQDASFIPDEFRCPISLDLMREPVIVSTGQTYDLASITRWIKEGHSTCPKSGQNLVHTNLTPNYALRSLIVQYCTEHKIPFENSERCKKSSFLENIPSTKASLEAAKRTAEFLVEKLCTGSFEVKKQVVYELRLLAKCGMDNRACIAEAGAIPLLVPLVSSKDPKAQEHAVTAFLNLSLYESNKTRIMEAGALQPIIRVITSGCSMEARENAAATLFSISSVDEYKKLIGETSEAIPALIDLLRDGTARGKSDAANALFRLSAFHGNDLQVVAAGAVPLLVNLLTDERPGLVDEAISVLALLSRQFEGLIAISETSAIPLLISLLKSGTSSPKTKENSVAILLALCCHAGAEIVNMLLRMPSLIPALYSLLTSGTPRARKKANSLLRILHNWEPSQTPQNILTSQNQNPVTSVM, encoded by the coding sequence ATGGAGAAACATCCGTCTCCGCCGTCTAGTGTATGGCTACTCCGGAAGAAGAGACGGGCTTTAAGAGGCTCTGTCCTTGTACCTGCGATAAACATTTCTGCTGTATCTCTATCCCTAGCTCTCATTGCTCTTGCCCAGCAAGTAATGTCTTGCGAGAAGCCTCGAAGATGTCAGAGGAGAAATGCAGTCTGCATCATGCGAAAAGTTATGATTTTGTCTGTACTTTTCGAAGAAGTCAGAGATTTGGGCATTTTCCTTACACCTTCTGCATTGAAATGTTTTAGAGAACTGTATGTTATCTTGCAGAGAACTAAATATTTGCTGGAGGACTGTGATAGTGATGTGAGTTGTGTTTGGTTGTCTGTGCAAACGCAAGAAATTTCAAACCAATTTTATGGTTTGATACAAGATATGTCCTCTGCTCTGGATATGCTTCCCTTGAGATTGTTGGATATCTCAAATGAGGTCAAGGAGCAAGTTGAGTTGCTTCGCAATCAGGCCAAGAGAGCCAAATTGTTCGTTGATCAGGCCGAGGAACAACTTTGTACAGATGTTTTTGCTGTGCTGAATGAGTTTGAAAGGGAGGTGGCTCCAGATGAGTTTCAAATTAGGAGGATTTTGGAGGGCCTAAACCTCGAAAATGCAATGGATTGTCAAAGAGAAACGGAGTTATTAGAGGAGGAGATGAAAATCCAGAAAGAATTAGGATCAGAGAAAAATGTGTCTCTCATTAATAGCTTGATTGGCTTCATGCGCTACTGCAAGTGTGTGCTGTTTGGGATGGATTTTGATTCACAGTTTCAATCATCAAACAAAACACAACTCTGTAGAATCGATTCTCAGGATGCTTCTTTTATACCAGATGAATTCAGATGTCCAATCTCACTTGATTTAATGCGAGAGCCGGTTATTGTATCCACGGGGCAAACTTATGATCTGGCATCCATTACCAGATGGATCAAGGAAGGACATTCTACATGTCCAAAGAGTGGGCAGAACCTTGTGCACACAAATCTTACTCCAAATTATGCTCTTCGAAGCCTAATTGTTCAGTATTGTACCGAGCATAAAATCCCCTTCGAAAATTCGGAAAGATGCAAGAAAAGTTCTTTTCTGGAGAACATCCCAAGTACGAAGGCATCGTTAGAAGCTGCAAAAAGGACGGCAGAATTTCTTGTGGAAAAGCTTTGTACAGGATCATTTGAAGTGAAAAAGCAGGTTGTTTATGAACTCAGACTGCTTGCTAAATGTGGCATGGACAATAGGGCTTGCATTGCAGAAGCAGGAGCTATACCATTACTTGTGCCCCTGGTTTCTTCAAAGGATCCCAAAGCTCAAGAACATGCTGTAACTGCATTTCTAAATTTATCATTGTATGAGAGCAACAAAACTAGAATAATGGAGGCTGGTGCATTGCAGCCAATCATCCGTGTTATAACAAGTGGATGTAGCATGGAAGCTCGGGAAAATGCAGCTGCAACACTCTTTAGTATTTCCTCTGTAGATGAATATAAGAAATTAATAGGAGAGACTTCAGAAGCCATTCCAGCCTTGATTGACCTTCTTCGAGACGGCACTGCAAGAGGTAAAAGCGATGCAGCGAATGCTCTGTTTCGTCTATCAGCTTTTCATGGAAACGATTTACAGGTAGTAGCAGCTGGCGCAGTTCCTTTGCTGGTCAATCTTCTAACAGATGAAAGACCAGGGCTTGTAGATGAGGCTATCTCTGTTCTTGCTCTTCTTTCCAGACAATTTGAGGGTTTAATTGCAATTAGTGAGACCTCTGCAATTCCTCTACTTATCAGTCTTCTTAAATCAGGTACTTCCTCACCCAAAACCAAGGAGAATTCAGTTGCTATTTTACTGGCACTGTGTTGCCATGCAGGAGCTGAAATTGTAAATATGTTGTTGAGAATGCCATCACTAATACCTGCTCTGTACAGTCTTCTCACCTCTGGCACACCTCGAGCCAGAAAGAAAGCCAACTCTCTGCTTAGAATCCTTCACAATTGGGAACCTTCCCAAACTCCGCAAAACATTCTTACCTCTCAGAATCAGAATCCAGTTACTTCAGTGATGTAG